One genomic window of Acidobacteriota bacterium includes the following:
- a CDS encoding PleD family two-component system response regulator: MSARILVVDDIEANRKLLAAKLEAQYHSVLLASSGPQALEMANEHKPEIILLDVMMPGMDGYEVCRRLKANPATNHIPVVMVTALSDAEDRVRGLDAGAEDFLTKPVDDFLLTSRVNALMRYNAVTSELRQREASGLKVGAVDGSASDEIDQPARVFLIDDNPRTSARTANVLREHGHKVMTLLESGNMGELATERTDVLLVSLLSKSFDPLKLCAHFKTNDVTRAVSILLICDPLERAKAVKGLEIGASDMIMAPIDAQELVARVRTQTRRTRYVEILRERVDRGLELSVIDQLTGLYNRRYMTNQLQQFMHRAVKGGKPLSVMMLDIDHFKRINDTLGHQAGDEVLQELADRLRHNVRPMDVACRPGGEEFLVILPETPGELACAAAERVRRAIAADSFNVLSDTRQVAVTVSAGVASLLGPDDTMAELLNRADTALYQAKSGGRNRVESIAA; this comes from the coding sequence ATGAGCGCACGGATCCTCGTCGTCGATGACATCGAAGCGAACCGCAAGCTGCTCGCCGCCAAGCTTGAAGCACAGTACCATTCGGTGCTCCTCGCCAGCAGCGGCCCGCAGGCGCTCGAGATGGCGAACGAGCACAAGCCCGAAATCATCCTGCTCGACGTTATGATGCCGGGCATGGACGGCTATGAAGTCTGCCGCCGCCTGAAAGCCAATCCGGCCACGAACCATATCCCGGTCGTCATGGTCACGGCGCTCAGCGACGCCGAAGACCGCGTGCGCGGACTTGATGCGGGGGCGGAGGATTTCCTCACCAAGCCGGTCGACGACTTCCTGCTCACATCGCGCGTCAATGCCCTGATGCGCTACAATGCGGTGACGTCCGAACTGCGCCAGCGCGAAGCGAGCGGCCTGAAAGTCGGCGCAGTCGATGGTTCGGCCAGCGACGAGATCGACCAGCCCGCCCGCGTCTTCCTGATCGATGACAACCCGCGCACCTCCGCCCGCACGGCGAACGTGCTGCGCGAGCATGGCCACAAGGTGATGACCTTGCTGGAGTCCGGCAACATGGGCGAGCTTGCGACTGAGCGCACCGATGTGCTGCTCGTCTCGCTGCTGTCGAAAAGCTTCGATCCGCTGAAACTCTGCGCCCACTTCAAGACCAATGACGTGACCCGCGCCGTGTCTATCCTGCTGATCTGTGATCCGCTGGAGCGCGCCAAGGCGGTCAAGGGACTCGAGATCGGCGCCAGCGACATGATCATGGCGCCCATCGATGCGCAGGAACTGGTGGCGCGTGTGCGCACGCAGACCCGCCGTACACGGTATGTCGAGATCCTGCGCGAGCGGGTCGACCGCGGCCTCGAGCTGTCGGTCATCGATCAGCTCACCGGTCTCTACAATCGCCGCTACATGACCAACCAGCTGCAGCAGTTCATGCACCGCGCCGTGAAGGGCGGAAAGCCGCTGTCGGTGATGATGCTCGATATCGACCACTTCAAGCGCATCAACGACACGCTCGGTCACCAGGCCGGTGACGAGGTGCTGCAGGAACTCGCCGACCGCCTGCGCCACAATGTGCGCCCGATGGATGTCGCCTGCCGTCCCGGCGGCGAGGAATTCCTCGTCATACTTCCGGAGACGCCGGGCGAACTCGCCTGCGCGGCAGCGGAACGGGTGCGTCGGGCGATTGCCGCCGACTCGTTCAATGTGCTCAGCGATACCAGGCAGGTCGCCGTCACGGTCAGCGCCGGCGTCGCATCCTTGCTCGGGCCGGACGATACGATGGCCGAGCTTCTGAACCGCGCCGACACGGCGCTCTACCAGGCCAAATCCGGCGGCCGCAACCGGGTCGAGAGCATCGCCGCCTGA
- a CDS encoding MFS transporter, with protein sequence MSTRFAAFRHSSYARYFLSRFLTSFSVQIVSVAVAWQMYDVTRNPALLGWIGLVQFLPALSLVVVTGNAADRLGRRMVMGVGALVMMAVAAGILVHVLDGHFEPVYILGLLTLLGTARAFYGPAATSLAVNLVPREDFPNAVGWITSSWQMASIAGPVVGALLYGLSPQAAYGTATALLAVAATLIFSIPKPNQVVSREPPSLASILGGFRYVWKDKVVLGAISLDLFAVLLGGAVALMPIYARDILHVGEAGLGLLRAAPGIGAIIAIALITAFPIRDHAGWILLGAVAMFGLSTAVFGASTLAWLSIAALMCVGAFDMISVYVREIILQLWTPDEVRGRVNAVNSIFVGASNELGETRAGFMAALTGPVFTVVAGGFAAMGIAAASIVIFPRLRRIRHLQERAEV encoded by the coding sequence ATGTCCACCCGATTCGCGGCCTTCCGGCACTCCTCCTACGCGCGGTATTTCCTCTCGCGCTTCCTGACATCCTTCTCGGTGCAGATCGTCTCGGTGGCGGTCGCCTGGCAGATGTATGATGTCACCCGCAATCCGGCGCTGCTGGGCTGGATCGGCCTCGTCCAGTTCCTGCCGGCGCTGTCGCTGGTCGTGGTCACCGGCAACGCCGCCGACCGCCTCGGCCGCCGCATGGTGATGGGCGTCGGCGCGCTGGTGATGATGGCGGTCGCGGCCGGCATCCTCGTGCACGTCCTCGATGGGCATTTCGAGCCCGTCTACATCCTCGGCCTGCTCACCCTGCTCGGCACGGCCCGCGCCTTCTACGGGCCGGCGGCCACAAGCCTCGCGGTCAACCTCGTACCGCGCGAAGATTTCCCCAACGCGGTCGGCTGGATCACCTCGTCCTGGCAGATGGCGTCCATCGCCGGTCCGGTGGTCGGCGCCTTGCTCTACGGTCTCTCGCCGCAAGCCGCCTATGGCACCGCCACGGCGCTGCTGGCGGTTGCCGCCACGCTGATCTTCTCGATCCCGAAACCCAACCAGGTTGTCTCGCGCGAGCCGCCCTCGCTCGCCAGCATCCTCGGCGGGTTCCGCTATGTCTGGAAGGACAAGGTCGTGCTCGGCGCGATCTCGCTGGACCTCTTCGCCGTGTTGCTCGGCGGGGCTGTGGCGCTGATGCCCATCTATGCACGCGACATCCTGCATGTCGGCGAGGCGGGCCTCGGCCTGCTGCGCGCCGCGCCGGGCATCGGCGCGATCATTGCCATCGCCCTCATCACGGCCTTCCCGATCCGGGACCATGCCGGCTGGATCCTGCTCGGCGCCGTGGCGATGTTCGGCCTGTCGACTGCCGTGTTCGGGGCCTCCACGCTCGCCTGGCTCTCCATCGCCGCCCTGATGTGCGTCGGCGCCTTCGACATGATCTCGGTCTATGTCCGCGAGATCATCCTGCAGCTCTGGACGCCGGATGAGGTGCGCGGGCGGGTCAACGCGGTGAACTCGATCTTCGTCGGCGCCTCCAACGAACTCGGCGAGACCCGGGCCGGCTTCATGGCGGCCCTGACCGGACCTGTGTTCACCGTCGTGGCAGGCGGATTCGCGGCGATGGGCATCGCGGCGGCCTCGATCGTCATCTTCCCCAGACTGCGCCGCATCCGGCACCTGCAGGAGCGGGCAGAGGTCTAG
- the rpmG gene encoding 50S ribosomal protein L33, translating to MAKPATIKIRLNSTADTGFFYVTKKNPRTMTEKMVKRKYDPVAKKHVDFKEGKIK from the coding sequence ATGGCAAAACCCGCCACTATCAAGATCCGCCTGAATTCGACGGCAGATACCGGCTTTTTCTACGTGACGAAGAAAAACCCGCGCACCATGACCGAGAAGATGGTGAAGCGGAAATACGATCCGGTTGCGAAAAAGCACGTCGATTTCAAAGAAGGCAAGATCAAGTAA
- a CDS encoding NUDIX domain-containing protein — protein sequence MLNTVFDKDEDGVAVTRGVPSLRPRDAATLILVRRDQTQPRVLMGKRAGTNAFMPDKYVFPGGRVDPKDSKAIAWEELRPEVEAKLRIQSRRIPRAFALTAIRETFEETGLIVGRSAEMPDAAPPGWEEFHRLDLVANLSPLVFIGRAVTPPSRPRRFDARFFMAEAELALIDERPPVDGAELSDLQWVTLADAMKLDLPSVTRFMLGEIGERLAKPDEEHRPPFLRWSRSGHATDRL from the coding sequence ATGCTGAACACGGTTTTTGACAAGGATGAGGACGGCGTCGCGGTCACCCGGGGGGTGCCCAGCCTGCGCCCGCGTGACGCCGCAACGCTGATCCTGGTGCGCCGCGACCAGACGCAGCCGCGCGTGCTGATGGGCAAGCGGGCGGGCACAAATGCCTTCATGCCCGACAAGTATGTCTTCCCCGGCGGACGTGTGGATCCCAAGGATTCCAAGGCGATCGCCTGGGAGGAGCTTCGCCCCGAAGTCGAGGCAAAGCTGCGCATCCAGTCGCGCCGCATTCCGCGCGCCTTTGCGCTGACGGCCATCCGCGAGACCTTCGAGGAGACCGGCCTGATCGTGGGGCGGTCAGCCGAAATGCCCGATGCAGCACCGCCCGGCTGGGAAGAATTCCACAGGCTGGACCTGGTCGCGAACCTGTCGCCACTCGTCTTCATCGGCCGCGCCGTGACCCCGCCGTCCCGGCCCCGGCGGTTCGATGCGCGCTTCTTCATGGCCGAGGCCGAACTCGCCCTGATCGACGAGCGCCCGCCGGTTGACGGGGCCGAACTGTCAGACCTCCAATGGGTGACGCTCGCCGATGCGATGAAACTCGACCTGCCCTCGGTGACCCGCTTCATGTTGGGCGAAATCGGCGAGCGGCTGGCCAAACCCGACGAGGAGCACCGCCCGCCCTTCCTGCGCTGGAGCCGGAGTGGCCACGCCACCGACCGGCTGTAA
- the rnr gene encoding ribonuclease R: MSFPDRQTVLDFLKEHPEATSKADIAKGLKVKGRERAVLREVLEELEREGKLERTGKRSFAQADRPPPSGLVEFTRQTRDGDLIGQCVGDNGLFGPELVYGGPSGKNRSRAPAKGDRAICKIAGRDNGEWRAYVVTLLEKRVSDKIVGLYERTAHGGRVTPASRKERREFLIQESDRKGAKDGDLVVAQPKPQGRRQYGPALGIITEVIGHITDARSASLIAIHANDIPVEFPDAVIEEAKTKKPADVPRTDLTRVPLITIDPHDARDHDDAVYAEELEDGWKVIVAIADVSAYVTEGSALDKEAEKRGNSTYFPDRVVPMLPFELSADACSLREGELRPCLAVEMIFNKDGNKRSHRFLRANMRSAAKLAYEEAQAAIDGKPGGKAGDILETVLKPLWGAYTAVAKARDQRSPLDLDLPERRIQFDAEGEITGITTKERLEAHRLIEEFMIQANVAAAETLEEKKSPVVYRVHDTPSDAKIAAFADFLQTIDMKWNIGERPQTHKFNKLLAEIRGGDYEGMIQQMVLRSQAQAIYSEENLGHFGLNLAKYSHFTSPIRRYADLVVHRALITAHGFGPDGLSERSAARLEEIASHISMTERRSMAAERDATDRYLAIFLADRVGAEFEGRITGVTPAGLFVALAGSGADGFVPISSLSEDYWIHDEAAMAVYARGSGKTFSLGQIVRVRLREVTPLQGGLLLEMISDPMPAPAGRREARKAITREKGAPRSHRGPPGKGPPRKGKPKFDKRSLPKGAGKKKRR, encoded by the coding sequence ATGAGCTTTCCTGACCGCCAGACCGTCCTCGATTTCCTCAAGGAACACCCCGAAGCCACCTCCAAGGCCGATATCGCCAAGGGCCTGAAGGTGAAGGGGCGTGAGCGCGCCGTGCTGCGCGAAGTGCTCGAGGAGCTGGAGCGCGAAGGCAAGCTGGAGCGCACCGGCAAGCGGAGTTTCGCGCAGGCGGACCGCCCCCCGCCGAGCGGTCTGGTCGAGTTCACCCGCCAGACCCGCGACGGCGACCTGATCGGCCAATGCGTCGGCGACAATGGCCTGTTCGGCCCGGAACTCGTCTATGGCGGGCCCTCGGGCAAGAACCGCAGCCGCGCGCCGGCCAAGGGCGACCGCGCAATCTGCAAGATCGCCGGGCGCGACAATGGCGAATGGCGCGCCTATGTCGTCACGCTGCTGGAAAAGCGCGTCAGCGACAAGATCGTCGGCCTCTACGAGCGCACGGCGCATGGCGGGCGCGTGACGCCGGCAAGCCGCAAGGAGCGCCGCGAATTTCTGATCCAGGAATCCGACCGCAAGGGCGCCAAGGACGGCGACCTCGTCGTCGCCCAGCCGAAGCCGCAAGGCCGGCGCCAGTATGGCCCGGCGCTCGGCATCATCACCGAAGTGATCGGCCACATCACCGATGCGCGCTCGGCCAGCCTGATCGCCATCCACGCCAATGACATCCCGGTCGAATTTCCCGACGCCGTGATCGAGGAAGCGAAGACCAAGAAGCCCGCCGATGTTCCGCGTACGGACCTGACGCGCGTGCCGCTGATCACTATCGACCCGCATGACGCCCGCGACCATGACGACGCCGTCTATGCCGAAGAACTGGAAGACGGCTGGAAGGTCATCGTCGCCATCGCCGACGTGTCCGCCTATGTCACCGAAGGCTCGGCCCTCGACAAGGAAGCCGAGAAGCGCGGCAACTCGACCTACTTCCCCGACCGCGTCGTGCCGATGTTGCCGTTCGAGCTGTCGGCGGACGCCTGCTCGCTGCGCGAGGGGGAACTCCGCCCATGCCTTGCGGTGGAGATGATCTTCAACAAGGACGGCAACAAGCGCAGCCACCGTTTCTTGCGCGCCAACATGCGCTCGGCGGCAAAGCTCGCCTACGAGGAGGCGCAGGCCGCCATCGACGGCAAGCCGGGCGGCAAGGCCGGCGACATCCTCGAGACGGTGCTGAAGCCGCTCTGGGGCGCCTACACCGCCGTCGCGAAAGCGCGCGACCAGCGCAGCCCGCTCGATCTCGACCTGCCGGAGCGCCGCATCCAGTTCGACGCCGAAGGCGAGATCACCGGCATCACGACCAAGGAACGCCTCGAGGCCCACCGCCTGATCGAGGAGTTCATGATCCAGGCGAACGTCGCGGCCGCCGAAACGCTGGAAGAAAAGAAGAGCCCCGTCGTCTACCGCGTCCACGACACGCCGTCGGACGCGAAGATCGCGGCCTTTGCGGACTTCCTGCAGACGATCGACATGAAGTGGAATATCGGCGAACGTCCGCAGACGCACAAGTTCAACAAGCTGCTCGCGGAAATCCGGGGCGGCGACTATGAAGGCATGATCCAGCAGATGGTGCTGCGCTCGCAGGCGCAGGCGATCTATTCGGAAGAGAACCTCGGCCATTTCGGCCTGAACCTTGCCAAGTATTCCCACTTCACCTCGCCCATCCGCCGCTATGCCGACCTCGTGGTCCACCGTGCACTGATCACCGCCCACGGCTTTGGGCCGGATGGCCTTTCGGAACGCTCTGCCGCCCGGCTGGAGGAAATCGCCAGCCACATCTCGATGACCGAGCGCCGTTCGATGGCGGCCGAGCGCGACGCGACCGATCGCTACCTCGCCATCTTCCTCGCCGACCGCGTCGGCGCGGAATTCGAGGGCCGCATCACCGGCGTCACGCCAGCGGGCCTGTTCGTGGCGCTGGCGGGCAGCGGGGCGGACGGTTTCGTGCCGATCTCGTCGCTCTCCGAGGATTACTGGATCCACGACGAGGCCGCCATGGCCGTTTATGCGCGTGGCTCGGGCAAGACCTTCTCGCTCGGCCAGATCGTCCGTGTACGGCTGCGCGAAGTGACGCCGCTGCAGGGCGGCCTGCTGCTGGAGATGATCTCCGACCCGATGCCCGCCCCCGCCGGACGGCGCGAAGCGCGCAAGGCGATCACGCGGGAGAAAGGGGCGCCGCGCAGCCACCGCGGCCCGCCCGGCAAAGGCCCGCCGCGCAAGGGCAAGCCCAAGTTCGACAAGCGCTCGCTGCCGAAAGGCGCCGGCAAGAAAAAGCGGCGTTAG
- a CDS encoding M23 family metallopeptidase, which translates to MVRIRYSHALLGGVAVVAAACATTEAVKTTPPPVAETPAPAPPKPEPSVFSDTMSVCPGMTVANRPATDADLVIAPFSPFVTVDGKVTLAVAPVADGCFSSGFGPRSFSNHKGIDYYSSAPVDVYAAGGGTVKEKTYRDDFGNMLVIDHGNGVFTRYAHLDSFAPGLAEGQKVAAGKVIGVMGNTASYKIPRHLHYEMLTGEWGAQAKSFALTAIDPMKQPTAGTRS; encoded by the coding sequence ATGGTCCGCATCCGGTACTCACATGCGCTGCTCGGCGGCGTTGCGGTCGTCGCTGCGGCCTGCGCGACGACGGAAGCGGTGAAGACTACGCCGCCGCCGGTTGCCGAAACGCCCGCGCCCGCCCCGCCAAAGCCGGAGCCCAGCGTGTTTTCGGATACGATGTCAGTCTGCCCCGGCATGACGGTCGCCAATCGTCCGGCCACGGACGCAGACCTCGTGATCGCGCCTTTTTCACCCTTCGTCACGGTTGACGGCAAAGTCACGCTCGCGGTCGCGCCGGTCGCCGATGGCTGCTTCTCCTCGGGCTTCGGCCCGCGCAGCTTCTCTAACCACAAGGGCATTGACTATTACAGCTCCGCCCCGGTCGACGTGTATGCAGCGGGCGGCGGCACCGTGAAGGAAAAGACGTACCGGGACGATTTCGGCAACATGCTGGTGATCGACCATGGCAATGGCGTGTTCACACGCTATGCCCACCTCGACTCTTTCGCGCCCGGCCTCGCCGAAGGCCAAAAGGTCGCCGCCGGCAAGGTGATCGGCGTGATGGGCAACACCGCAAGCTACAAGATCCCGCGCCACCTGCACTACGAAATGCTGACCGGCGAATGGGGCGCCCAGGCGAAGTCGTTTGCGCTCACTGCCATCGACCCGATGAAACAGCCGACGGCGGGCACAAGAAGCTGA
- the topA gene encoding type I DNA topoisomerase — protein sequence MKLVVVESPAKAKTINKYLGKDYKVLASYGHIRDLPSKNGSVDPANDFEMVWEADAKSAKRISEIAGALKDADTLILATDPDREGEAISWHLVEALKKRKALKKDVHVERVVFNAITKSAVTTAMEHPRQIDGELVDAYLARRALDYLVGFNLSPVLWRKLPGSRSAGRVQSVALRIVCDRENEIELFRPQEYWNIAAELRAPDGTAFEARLHSLDGETLKKFTLGNKGDADRALEIVRAGGYSVTSVEAKPVKRNPPPPFITSTLQQEASRKLGFNAKRTMQAAQKLYEEGRITYMRTDGVNMAEEAYAAARQMIQSNYGARYLPENTRRYSSKAKNAQEAHEAVRPTDFNLRPEDYRGDGDLMKLYTLIWRRAVASQMETALFERTTIDLTSKDKRAGLRATGQVLVFDGYIKLYTEGHDAGDDDDEAEGRLPKMTEGQHADLVKADANQSFTTPPPRYTEASLVKRLEELGIGRPSTYASTMSTLEDRGYVRVEGKALVPEDKGRLVTAFLENFFARYVEYDFTAGLEEKLDVISDGKLDWKAFLRDFWTQFASDIDGTKDLRVTHVLDALNEALGAHVFPRQDADGNPIENPRLCPLCKEGELSMKLGKFGAFVGCSRHPECKYTRQFSGDGDAAGINPDGNEIGIHPEKGVMILLKSGRFGPYVEMENGEKPKRASLAKSDSPDTLTLSRAVELLSLPREIGPHPEDGEMILANFGRFGPYVQHGKTYANLKDPTEVFSIGINRAVDLIAEKRARAAAGGGRGGAQALKSLGEHPDGGAVEVFAGKYGPYVKWGKVNATLPKDMAPETVTLEAALELVNAKAGSGTGKKKAAPKKAAAKKPAAKKKAPAKKKPAAE from the coding sequence ATGAAGCTTGTCGTCGTAGAGTCGCCCGCCAAGGCCAAGACGATCAACAAGTACCTGGGCAAGGACTATAAGGTCCTGGCTTCCTACGGGCATATCCGCGACCTCCCGTCGAAGAATGGCTCGGTCGATCCGGCCAATGATTTCGAGATGGTCTGGGAGGCGGATGCCAAGTCGGCGAAGCGGATTTCCGAAATCGCAGGCGCCCTCAAGGACGCCGACACCCTGATCCTCGCGACCGACCCTGACCGCGAAGGCGAAGCCATTTCCTGGCACCTCGTGGAAGCACTGAAGAAACGCAAGGCGCTTAAGAAAGACGTGCATGTCGAGCGCGTAGTGTTCAACGCCATCACCAAGAGTGCCGTGACCACGGCGATGGAACATCCGCGCCAGATCGATGGCGAGCTGGTGGATGCCTACCTCGCGCGCCGGGCGCTGGACTATCTCGTCGGCTTCAATCTCTCGCCGGTCCTGTGGCGCAAGCTGCCGGGCTCGCGCTCGGCCGGGCGCGTGCAGTCCGTGGCGCTGCGCATCGTGTGCGACCGCGAGAACGAGATCGAACTCTTCCGTCCGCAGGAATACTGGAACATCGCCGCCGAACTGCGCGCGCCGGATGGCACCGCGTTCGAGGCTCGCCTGCACAGCCTGGACGGCGAGACGCTGAAGAAATTCACGCTCGGCAACAAGGGCGACGCCGACCGCGCGCTGGAGATCGTCCGCGCTGGTGGCTACTCGGTCACCTCGGTCGAGGCGAAACCGGTGAAGCGCAATCCGCCGCCGCCGTTCATCACGTCGACCCTGCAGCAGGAAGCGAGCCGCAAGCTCGGCTTCAATGCCAAGCGCACCATGCAGGCCGCGCAGAAACTCTACGAGGAAGGCCGCATCACCTATATGCGGACCGACGGCGTCAACATGGCGGAGGAGGCTTATGCCGCCGCCCGCCAGATGATCCAGTCCAACTACGGCGCGCGCTACCTGCCGGAAAACACCCGCCGCTATTCGTCGAAGGCGAAGAACGCGCAGGAGGCCCACGAGGCCGTGCGCCCGACCGACTTCAACCTGCGCCCCGAAGACTATCGCGGCGACGGCGACCTGATGAAGCTCTACACGCTGATATGGCGGCGCGCGGTGGCCTCGCAGATGGAAACGGCGCTGTTCGAGCGCACGACGATCGACCTCACCTCGAAGGACAAGCGCGCGGGCCTGCGCGCGACCGGCCAGGTTCTGGTGTTCGACGGCTATATCAAGCTGTACACGGAAGGTCATGACGCCGGCGACGACGATGACGAGGCCGAAGGCCGTCTGCCGAAGATGACCGAGGGCCAGCATGCCGACCTCGTGAAGGCCGACGCCAACCAGTCGTTCACGACGCCGCCGCCGCGCTATACCGAAGCCTCGCTGGTCAAGCGTCTTGAGGAACTCGGCATCGGCCGGCCCTCGACCTACGCCTCCACCATGTCGACGCTGGAAGACCGCGGTTATGTCCGCGTTGAAGGCAAGGCGCTGGTGCCGGAGGACAAGGGCCGGCTGGTCACGGCCTTCCTTGAGAATTTCTTCGCGCGCTACGTGGAGTATGATTTCACCGCCGGGCTCGAGGAGAAGCTGGACGTCATCTCCGACGGCAAGCTCGACTGGAAAGCCTTCCTGCGCGATTTCTGGACACAGTTCGCCAGCGACATCGACGGCACCAAGGACCTGCGCGTGACGCACGTGCTGGACGCGCTGAACGAAGCGCTCGGCGCGCACGTCTTCCCGCGCCAGGACGCTGACGGCAACCCGATCGAAAACCCGCGCCTGTGCCCGCTGTGCAAGGAAGGCGAGCTGTCGATGAAGCTCGGCAAGTTCGGCGCCTTCGTCGGCTGCTCGCGCCATCCCGAATGCAAATACACGCGCCAGTTCTCGGGCGACGGCGATGCGGCGGGGATCAATCCCGACGGCAACGAGATCGGCATCCACCCCGAGAAGGGCGTGATGATCCTGCTGAAGTCCGGCCGGTTCGGCCCCTATGTCGAGATGGAGAATGGCGAGAAGCCGAAGCGGGCGAGCCTTGCCAAGTCTGACAGCCCCGACACGCTGACGCTGTCGCGCGCGGTCGAGCTGCTCAGCCTGCCGCGCGAGATTGGTCCGCACCCGGAAGATGGCGAGATGATCCTCGCAAACTTCGGCCGGTTCGGGCCTTACGTGCAACATGGCAAGACCTATGCGAACCTGAAGGACCCGACCGAGGTGTTCTCGATCGGCATCAACCGCGCAGTCGACCTGATCGCCGAGAAACGCGCCCGCGCAGCTGCCGGCGGCGGACGCGGCGGCGCGCAGGCGCTGAAATCTCTGGGCGAGCATCCGGACGGCGGCGCGGTCGAAGTCTTCGCCGGCAAGTACGGCCCGTATGTGAAGTGGGGCAAGGTCAACGCCACCCTGCCGAAGGACATGGCGCCGGAGACCGTGACGCTGGAAGCCGCGCTGGAACTGGTGAACGCCAAGGCTGGCAGCGGCACGGGCAAGAAAAAGGCTGCGCCGAAGAAGGCAGCGGCGAAAAAGCCTGCCGCCAAGAAGAAAGCGCCCGCGAAGAAGAAGCCGGCAGCGGAGTGA
- a CDS encoding LptF/LptG family permease: protein MPFLSRIQTYILKECLSGLIMVLSLLLLAILMIDVVEQLRTVGGDVSLSLVSALRLSLMKMPLLIEQTLPFALLAACMLAFTRLNRRSELSIIRASGLSAWRFLTPVIVLSVGLGLFSSLVLNPFAARLTQSFEFERARLLQIGQETLAVADTGIWLRQGDDTSQFVIHARKVEDSGRTLRDVKIIEEQRLYSGRKPTSDFAFVRRIDAEKATLNDGFWQLENLVENLPNQPPERKANLAIPTSLDAVTLLDKFASPNTIGFWDLPGFIYDTKAAGLDASRYTMRWYALTATPILFVAMALIGALACLRLQRLGGTSRLLATGVLAAVDLYFFTQFSASLGATGAAPPPVAAWSPPLFVLFVALAFVAYREDG from the coding sequence ATGCCGTTCCTGTCACGCATCCAGACCTATATCCTGAAAGAGTGCCTGTCGGGCCTCATCATGGTGCTCAGCCTGCTGCTGCTGGCGATCCTGATGATCGACGTGGTGGAACAGCTGCGCACCGTCGGCGGCGATGTCAGCCTCAGCCTCGTCAGCGCGCTGCGCCTGTCGCTGATGAAGATGCCGCTGCTGATCGAGCAGACCCTGCCCTTCGCCTTGCTGGCGGCCTGCATGCTCGCCTTCACGCGGCTGAACCGGCGCTCGGAGCTGTCGATCATCCGCGCCAGCGGGCTGTCGGCCTGGCGGTTCCTGACCCCGGTGATCGTGCTGTCGGTCGGCCTCGGCCTGTTCTCTTCCCTCGTGCTCAATCCCTTCGCCGCCCGCCTCACCCAGTCGTTCGAGTTCGAGCGTGCCCGGCTGTTGCAGATCGGGCAGGAGACGCTGGCGGTTGCCGACACCGGCATCTGGCTGCGCCAGGGCGACGACACCAGCCAGTTCGTGATCCACGCCCGCAAGGTGGAAGATTCGGGGCGCACGCTGCGCGACGTGAAGATCATCGAGGAGCAGCGTCTCTATTCCGGCCGCAAGCCAACCAGCGACTTCGCCTTCGTGCGCCGCATCGACGCCGAGAAGGCGACGCTGAACGACGGCTTCTGGCAGCTTGAGAACCTCGTCGAGAACCTTCCCAACCAGCCGCCGGAGCGCAAGGCGAACCTTGCCATCCCGACTTCGCTGGACGCGGTGACGCTGCTCGACAAGTTCGCCTCGCCGAACACGATCGGCTTCTGGGACCTGCCCGGCTTCATCTATGACACCAAGGCCGCCGGGCTCGACGCCTCGCGCTACACGATGCGCTGGTATGCGCTGACGGCGACGCCCATCCTGTTCGTCGCGATGGCGCTGATCGGGGCGCTCGCGTGCCTGCGCCTGCAGCGACTGGGCGGCACATCGCGGCTGCTGGCGACCGGTGTCCTGGCCGCCGTGGACCTCTATTTCTTCACCCAGTTTTCGGCGAGCCTCGGGGCCACAGGCGCCGCGCCGCCGCCTGTTGCGGCCTGGTCCCCGCCCCTCTTCGTGCTGTTCGTGGCCCTCGCTTTCGTCGCCTACCGCGAAGACGGCTGA